A stretch of Tripterygium wilfordii isolate XIE 37 chromosome 11, ASM1340144v1, whole genome shotgun sequence DNA encodes these proteins:
- the LOC120009826 gene encoding ER membrane protein complex subunit 2 — MVTKTEETQLTNLENQVENGGGGAWEYLCLVRKLKVRRSDKVLKHGFAILNDSKKRSSLGPEEWILHEQVAIAAMDCQCLDVAKDCINALQKRFPESKRVGRLEGMLLEAKGSWAEAEKAYSSLLEDTPFDQVIHKRRVAMAKAQGNISEAIEWLNKYLDIFMADSDAWRELAEIYVSLQMYKQAAFCYEELILSQPVVPVYHLAYADVLYTLGGLENLQTAKKYYASTIDLTGGKNTRALFGICLCTSAIVQLTKGKNKVEKESPELQYLAATALEKDYKQRASDKLPLLTSTLRSLKIS; from the exons ATGGTGACGAAAACAGAGGAGACTCAGTTGACTAATCTTGAGAACCAGGTGGAAAACGGAGGAGGAGGGGCATGGGAGTACCTCTGCCTCGTCAGGAAACTCAAGGTTAGGCGCTCTGATAAGGTTCTTAAGCATGGTTTTGCTATTTTGAATGACTCCAAAAAGCGATCCAGTCTCGGCCCAGAAG AATGGATTCTGCATGAGCAGGTTGCAATTGCAGCCATGGACTGCCAATGTCTTGATGTTGCAAAG GACTGCATAAATGCACTGCAAAAGAGATTTCCAGAGAGCAAAAGAGTTG GCAGGCTAGAGGGGATGTTACTTGAAGCAAAGGGATCTTGGGCGGAGGCTGAAAAGGCTTACTCTAGCCTTCTTGAGGATACTCCATTTGATCAA GTGATTCATAAGAGGAGGGTGGCAATGGCAAAGGCCCAAGGAAATATTTCAGAGGCCATTGAGTGGCTGAATAAATATCTTGATAT ATTTATGGCAGATAGTGATGCGTGGAGAGAACTTGCTGAGATATATGTCTCCCTGCAGAT GTACAAGCAAGCAGCCTTCTGCTATGAGGAGTTAATATTGTCTCAGCCCGTGGTTCCAGTTTATCACTTAGCTTATGCTGAT GTGCTTTACACCCTTGGTGGACTAGAAAACCTTCAGACAGCTAAGAAATACTATGCATCCACCATAGACTTGACAGGGGGCAAGAACACCAGAGCTCTTTTTGGTATATGCTTG TGCACTTCCGCCATTGTGCAACTTACAAAAGGAAAGAACAAGGTTGAGAAGGAGAGCCCAGAGCTGCAATATCTTGCAGCAACAGCCCTGGAGAAAGACTACAAGCAGAGAGCATCTGACAAACTCCCTCTGCTTACTTCAACCTTGAGAAGCTTGaaaatttcataa